A segment of the Panicum hallii strain FIL2 chromosome 1, PHallii_v3.1, whole genome shotgun sequence genome:
TTTGTTTTGTTTGGGGGTGGGTGGGGTATCATTTGATAATTAACCCTAAATTATTAGACTAGAGACTTGCGATCTGAGGTATCTGATTAGACTATATAGCGCTCCTGGAAATTGGTCTGCAAGAGGAACTACCAACTTCGTCAGCTTACTTTTGAAGTCCTCTGTGCCCACCACCTCTATCAGAAGCCTCGATTCTGAGTTTTCCAAGACCTGCCCAGGCAGATTAAATTCTAAATCCACGTCATCCTATTCTGTTGCAAGTCTTCATCTGCCACATTCATTAGAAGAACTAACCATGGAATGAAGCATGTTTGGTTGAGTTACCATGACTGCATGACTAGTTGGAACCATTACATTATTAAATTAGTATTTTATGAGTAGACGATCACTGCAAAATTGTTGTGTTCAAAGGGAAATaactttagttgcatattccATCCTTGAAGGTTTTAGACTTAAAGACATTGCAGTTTTTCTCCATCCTAAATACTCAACAGTACGGTTCTTCAAATCTCATGGCTTTCTAATTTTTGCTGCTAGGAACTAGTCCTTTTACCATCAGTGGGTTTTAGCGGACCATGGCTGGTTCTTTGCAACAAATTTCGAATCTATTGAGATTTGTGCTGCTCTTTTGCTGCCTGGACTATTATTATTGCTTTTTACTATTAGATACTGTCTTGTTTTGCGCACCTGATTTGTCCAAACATGACTAAACATGCTTAACTCTGCTGTTTGATGCTAACTTGAATTGAGAAAGAGTACAACACCCAATTGGTCTGCTCAGAGTGGTTTAGTGACCCTAGCTTCACATCCTCGACATGACATGATCAATTGCCATTTAGCTGTTTCCCCTTCCCAAATGAATACACCAGACACCTATAACCATATTTTGCTGATATTTGAATGTAACATCTGAATTTGTTCTTTTCTAATAAATAATATACCCCAGTTACTAATTGCATGAATTTGAGATCTGCCATCAAACTAGATGGGGCATGCATCTGAGATTACAGCAGTGACAACACATCGGACACTGCTGAGAAATTACAGTGGTTGAAATGCAAATGCTTGCAGAAAATTCAAGAGAAAAAACTGTTTGGTTCCAGTCAAAGTCAAGAGGGAGAGGGTACCTACAACTAGGCCAATATTTTTTTAATAATCACCATCATGAGAGGATGACAAAGATTTCACTGTTTTAATCAACACTAGATTATCTTAATGTGCTTATAATATTTAGTCGATGACGCGCACGAGTGCACTTCCCGAGCTTTCCAGCTATATGTGTCGAATCATATCACGAGGTGCATGGAAAAAATATTAGTCTCATGTCCTGATCTCGAGATGATCTGAGTAGGCATCACTGTAGGCTTCATTAGTTAAAGCTAGAATTGCTCATCTTCCAATGGTTGAAGTTTATTTAACTTTGTGTTGTTAATGCTTCCCTGCGAAGCAAAATGTAATCAACAAGATCCAACCATGTTGTCTTGCTACAATACGATTGCTTGCATGGAAACTGTTGTAATCTTAAGAAGTTCGCATCCTTTTCCTCTAACCATTTGGTTGTAGGAAGGATAGTGGGCAATGGAAGGTGAACTAAAAACTTCTCGAACTTTTGTTTGGTCGGAGAAATTGTTCCCTTTGTCAATTGACCTAACAACTGTATCTTTTTGCTATTTCTGACGTTGACACACCCTTGCCTATGGACATATATAACTAGCGAAGGCTTACATTTGTTACAACAAGAGGCATTTCTAGGATGCCATTTTTAGCATCTAAGTCGCATTTTTTATGTGCAAGTACATTGCATCATGAACTTTTGAGATAATAGAAGCTGTTTTTGAAAACAAGGAATAGTGGGGAAGTCTTGGTTAGTCATGATTGTTTCATGACTTGTCATTTTATTAAACCTGCTATGCATAATTGCACTTATTATTTCCTCTTATTTCTTTTTAATTGTAACAGCCAAGAAAATAGCGAACATGTTTGGAGTACTTTTTGCTAGACTTGAGGCTGTGGCAAAAATATTTCGTTTTCACTATTTCATGCTGTTGATTATACATGACAAAATTTTAACCACTATACTTTTGCATTCCATTGAAAACATTAAAACGATTCAAAGATCCCCTCTATTTAGTCCACAACTTCGGAAtgtgaatgcaaaagggaaaaactATAAAGTTGAAGTTGTAAGCATGTCAAGAATGTTAGATACAAAATTACACCTTGGGACTTGGCTATTGAATTTATGTAAATACCAATATTTTTATGTTTATTACTGGATGTAGTTGTAGGCATGTCAAGCATTAAGAACAATGGCATAATGGATACGATGTCTAGATTTAGTCATAGTTAATGACCTACTAAAAAAATATGGACATCATTTAGTTTTTTGAACAATAAGAACAACATACTTAAAGAACGTTTGAAAAGGGGATAACATGAACTATGTTAAAGCGTACATATATATGAACTGGTGCATCTACTTGAAGAATTTGAGTACAATTGCCTCTAGTGATGTACATTAAAATCACATGATTCCGTTGAGACAAAATTCCGTCAGTATTGCACCAGCTTAGTCCAAGAGATAAAGAACACACAAAAAAGTAAAGAAAATGAAAAAATAACTATTGATTTTTATTAGCACAAAGGCGATCTATGAGGAACCCCTTTCCTTCTGCTCATATTTGTGGCCATGTCTTCATCAGACACTCTATTTGCAGACCGTGCACAAATATATGGTCCACTCCGCTTTTTCCGGACAAAATTTGTGCATGGCGCACTCAAATTCTCAGAGTCCGATGATCCCATGGGCTCATCAACATCAACGAGTGTTGAGTGAGTTGTGTCATCATCAGCATCATGAGGAATGAAGAAGTCAGGTCCAAGCTGCAATATCTTGCATGGGCGCAAGTATGCTGACAAGTTTTTCTTCTGCCGTAGTATATACTCCACCTAAAAAAGATGGAGATTGTCAAATAATTTTCAGAGCATGTCTTAGAATTCTCACGATGAGATTCATTGCATTTCATGTCTCTCCAAAGAAAAAACCTTTTCTATAAATTTACTGACATAATTTTCAAAGTTGTGTTTGTAGTGCTATTCTAATTCCCTGGGGAATTTCTTCAGATCGAAGCATACTGACATGGATATTGCATGACAAACAAGTTCAGATACTTCTCTAGCTAAGTACCTTTTAGATCATAATTGTTCTCCTCCTCTCTTTTAGCATGAATTGTAATGTATCATTTTCTCAGCCACCATAATTCAATTATATTTCTCAGCCACCATAATTCAATTATATAAAGACACATAGAACAGTGAACAACCATTGCTTATTCATTTTAGCTAATCACCTTGCAATCCAGAGAGCAGTGGAAATAGGGTTCTTGAAGGCTCCTGTCGCAGGAGGTGCAGATATTCCCTGACCCCTTGAATTGCCTATTTTGCGGTCTTTTCTTCAAGAAAACGACCTTAGAGCTGTTAATGGTATAAGACTGCACCATTTGGATACAGAATTATAAGTCTTCTTGCATATTGAACCTCAGACAACAATCATCAGACTTGCATGTACGCATGCACTGCATAATTGATGTACCTGAACGCTGGAGCAATCAATAAGCTTCTCAAGGTCCTCCAGTCGAACGACATCGTGGTAGACGTACCGCCGCACCTGCAGGAGCCGGTGTACACGGTGTGCTGCCACACAGTGTGGGCAGATGCTGGTGCAGCAGTCAAGGCAACAGATGTTCTTTTCATTCTTTTTTGCATGCTCATGGAAGGAGCATGCTACGAAGAACTTCTGTGTGTTGAGGGCCTCTAACCATGCCGGCTTCCACATTGCCTGCTGATGTTGCGAAATTCCAAACAGTTATTGCATCAGTAAATGGTGAATTCAGAATTCACAGGAGAGCATGAAGAAGGTTAAGTCCTTACCATGATCATGTATGTAGGTGAAAAGCCCTCTGGTGTTGTGTGTGTTCTGGGTTGGATGGGGCAGGGAgttttgaagaagaagaggaagagagagagagagagagagagagagagagagagagagagagcttaTTAGAGCGCTTATGAAGGATTGATGGtttggaggggggggggggggggtagtgGGCTAAGAAGTATTAATGAGACAACCAGGAGAGGGTGCTATATATTAGCATCAATAGGGCTTTTGACAATTGACTCCTTAATCTATGGCACTATCATGGAATGCACCTTGCTTTATGACAGAGTTATAGGCATGTGTAGTTACTTTTTGAATCAGATTTAGAACATGTTCCGTAATTGCTGTTGTAGGTGTTGGGATGCTATACTTCAAAAAGGGGGATCTGATTTTGCGATTTCATTGGAAGGGGCTGCAACATCAGTTTGTACCAGGTTTGCATTCCATCGAACTTGCTGGAGTTGACCCTCTCAAAATTTTCAATAGCTGCTCTGAGATCACTCAATAATTTTGACACAAAGTTCCTTTCTCTTCTCATAGATAAGTCTGCTAATTCCATTGATAGTTTCACCAGGTTAATCCTGAAACGAACAATACCTTTTTTAAAAGAATTTTACAGTTAACTACTCTTTCAAAATTGGTACAAGTGAATCAGCAGCATAAAAGTTTTGCATGACCACAATCATGAATCTTACCCAATGTGATAACATGGACAAGTGGTCAATTACTGTTTACAACATAAATTTATGTGATATCATGATTTTGAGTATCGCAACAAAGTACCATGCAAAGCAGATTATTATAGCTAAAATCTTATTCATTGTATTAAACTCTTGATGTCGAATTCTAATGCAATTGTGATAAGATTTCCACTTTCTTCCAACGAATAGAAAAGGAAATATTTCACAAGTTCAATTGTGTTGACATTGGTACACGGCAAGGCCGGAAGTTTTACCATATAGATCCTTTGCATCTCTTGGAGATTGGGCTGATGTGACATGTACATAGTGAGCCAAACAAAACATACAAAAACAATTCTGGAGGAAAAGGGGAGGTGGGGAGGTCAGGAGAACGTGGATGCTGTTTCTAGTGTTTCCCAACCCTTGTGCCAACTTTTTAACTTATGACTAAAGCTCAAATCTCTAGCCTTGGCACCAGAGCTCACCTCTCTTAAACAAAAAAAGAAATGCGGTGCCCAAGGAGCCCCTTTGATTCCTTGTTTGGAGCCTTATGTGTGGGGGTGAGTACGGCCTTTCTTGggcaacacatgcatacaatacaAATCGACAGCCTCCACTAACAAATTACTGCCTTGGGCTTTGCCCCATCGTGTTTGCTACAGGATAGGTTCTGTTTTACTCGAGTTTTAAACTTCAAATGGTACACTACAAAATCTGCTCGAGTAGTATTCTGTGAGTTATTTTGAATCTGCATTGTTTTTCATCCTTCAGCTGTTTCTGCTTCGAATACAAATTTATATGGTTTTGTATTCGTACGTTTGAATGGAATTGCTAAAGTGAGATTACAGTTACTTTCTGTGTGTTTAGAGTCTGTTGTTATAGATTGTGGAGAATGGACTACTGCCATTTACCTCTGCTGTAAAACCTTTCAACATGGATATCATTTTGTCTTAGTTACTCTGAACTGCAACAAATGAATAAGTTGTCTCCGTTTGGCCTTTACAGGTATGTATGTATTCTAGATTCCAAAAGGTGAATACTGATTGAATGTATCTAACAGTTAGTGATCTGGCTCTGGCTTGTTCCAGGTGTGGATCTGATAGGGTTTGCATTGGCTTATTTCAGGTTGGATGGGATAAGGTTTGTAAATGAATCTCTTCACCTAGATACATTTAGGCCTCTCTTTTTTTCTGTACTACCTCATGTCGCACTCTAGAAGCTTTGACATGGCTCTGAACCATCGATCCGATGGTTGATGTGATTTTTCTGATGATACATCAAAAAAGCCTGAACTGTTTTGCAGAGAATGGTCCATTATCCCTGGGAAGGGTGAGTTGATGGACAGGGACTCCTTAAACCATCTTATTGGTCTCCAACTCTGGAAGTCAAACAGACATGAAGCAGTAACATGATCTAACAAAAGCAATTGCTCAGTTTCATATCTGAACTGTTCTTTATTGGTATCTTGACCATGATTGTATTTATTCTTGCCTCTTGTACCTGGTCTTAGGCAGGAAAAGAACTGTTTTTTTAGTTCCTCtagtttgatcaaattatgaTGCATTTCAGGAAAAGACATTTCGTCATCCTTTTATTTTCTTACACGTAATGATGATGCTGAAGGTCCATAAAGGAGATTAGAGCGGGGCGGTTGAGCATGACATGTGGCTGAGGTCGGTGCAGGGTATTTTTGGCATGCATGGATAATCAGAAACCTACAGTAAGATTCTCATTCTGTTTGCTTCAATGTTGCCATTCTTCAGAGTGTTCAGATTCCCTAAACCAAAAAAGGTGATGCGTTACGCTGTGTGCGCGCTCCAAACTTTCTAGTGTGTTTGGACTAGGAATTGCTCTAGGGATTTTCACAATCTGCCTTGAGTTTAACTAATCCCACGAATTTGGATTTGGCGTCCCCGTATCCAGACAGGTGGGGACTCGTTGAACTTTAAGCTGTCTAAACCTGAAACTTCACGTCAAGTTGAAAGTTTGTTTCACCTGGATTTTGGAACATATTCTGAAGGAACATTGCTATATAGGTACTCAGATGGCTGTACTCGAAGCATTTCTCGTCCTCGAAACACTGATGAAGTGTAATAGCAAAAATCCAAGCCTATTTGAGCTCCATAGCTCCAACTCTAATAAGCCCTTAAGCTCTATAGGATTTGACCCAAGGACGGCGGCTTAGCTTGGTGCTGAATTAGGACTAGCAGCTAGTAATAATATTCGCTAGTAGTATTTTTCTAGACGTGTTAGGACACTACTACTCCTAATCTAGCCCAGAGTGATGTTGAAGCAATGGATGTTGTTGTCTCTTGTTTCTAGCTGCAGGTGGCCTATAATCATGAACCCTAGCTTGGGTCACACAACGCCCGAGCAGACCCGATATTTTTATCGTCGAAGAGCCCTAGCGAAGGGAGCTTTGCTGCTGGGAGTATCGTCAGAATAATCTTTCCTGGTTCTAACACCGCTTTGTCGGTCTCATGGGCTTTACTCTCTG
Coding sequences within it:
- the LOC112886653 gene encoding uncharacterized protein LOC112886653 isoform X2 is translated as MIMAMWKPAWLEALNTQKFFVACSFHEHAKKNEKNICCLDCCTSICPHCVAAHRVHRLLQVRRYVYHDVVRLEDLEKLIDCSSVQSYTINSSKVVFLKKRPQNRQFKGSGNICTSCDRSLQEPYFHCSLDCKVEYILRQKKNLSAYLRPCKILQLGPDFFIPHDADDDTTHSTLVDVDEPMGSSDSENLSAPCTNFVRKKRSGPYICARSANRVSDEDMATNMSRRKGVPHRSPLC
- the LOC112886653 gene encoding uncharacterized protein LOC112886653 isoform X1 → MIMQAMWKPAWLEALNTQKFFVACSFHEHAKKNEKNICCLDCCTSICPHCVAAHRVHRLLQVRRYVYHDVVRLEDLEKLIDCSSVQSYTINSSKVVFLKKRPQNRQFKGSGNICTSCDRSLQEPYFHCSLDCKVEYILRQKKNLSAYLRPCKILQLGPDFFIPHDADDDTTHSTLVDVDEPMGSSDSENLSAPCTNFVRKKRSGPYICARSANRVSDEDMATNMSRRKGVPHRSPLC